In Fundidesulfovibrio terrae, a genomic segment contains:
- a CDS encoding substrate-binding domain-containing protein → MKILTAILFCLLAVVDTSAAASGTDAFAGLSGELRIAGSDVGLVAAREAAEQITAEHPSVKITFSLTGAGNGLRRVRLRQADICLYDRDPANASRAGAPLEFIAYGIDPVAVVVNPVNTVGSLSLEQIKQLFGARIRFWNVVGGPSFPAMPLYIEASEEEGRPSTRAGNVSVSSQPAMRFTLARNKETLGYISMRDLDASLKPIAVEGSAPNLEAFRAGRYRIYRVMHAALPQACPPLAKAFMDYLAGPQGQAILARTGYVPLADKPSWASVLPVDFPDRLADGQ, encoded by the coding sequence GTGAAAATCCTAACGGCAATCCTCTTTTGTCTTCTGGCCGTCGTCGACACTTCGGCCGCCGCTTCGGGAACGGACGCCTTCGCAGGCCTATCGGGCGAACTGCGCATCGCGGGCAGCGACGTGGGCCTCGTGGCCGCCAGGGAGGCGGCCGAGCAAATCACGGCCGAGCACCCCTCCGTGAAGATCACCTTTTCCCTGACCGGCGCGGGCAACGGCCTTCGGCGCGTGCGCCTGCGCCAGGCCGACATCTGCCTCTACGACCGCGACCCGGCCAACGCCTCCCGGGCCGGCGCCCCGCTGGAGTTCATCGCCTACGGGATCGACCCCGTGGCCGTGGTGGTCAATCCGGTCAACACGGTGGGCTCGCTCAGCCTGGAGCAGATCAAGCAGCTCTTCGGAGCCAGGATCAGGTTCTGGAACGTCGTGGGCGGCCCCAGTTTCCCGGCCATGCCCCTGTACATCGAGGCGTCCGAGGAGGAGGGCAGGCCCTCCACCAGGGCGGGCAACGTGAGCGTCTCCAGCCAGCCGGCCATGCGCTTCACCCTGGCCCGCAACAAGGAAACCCTGGGTTACATCAGCATGCGCGACCTGGACGCCAGCCTCAAGCCCATCGCCGTGGAGGGCTCCGCTCCGAACCTGGAAGCCTTCCGCGCCGGGCGCTACAGGATCTACCGGGTCATGCACGCGGCTCTTCCCCAGGCCTGCCCCCCCCTGGCCAAGGCGTTCATGGACTACCTCGCCGGACCGCAGGGGCAGGCGATCCTCGCGCGCACGGGCTATGTTCCCCTGGCGGACAAGCCGTCATGGGCGAGCGTCCTGCCGGTGGACTTCCCGGACAGGCTCGCCGACGGACAGTAG
- the iorA gene encoding indolepyruvate ferredoxin oxidoreductase subunit alpha → MPSPLLADTAGEKLLLLGNEAIVRGALEGGVGFVSCYPGTPSSEVPDTFFRLSREGDYYFEYSTNEKVALEVGAGAALAGVPTLVTMKHVGVNVAADPLLTLSYITAPGGLVLLSADDPGCHSSQNEQDNRHYARLAGLPCFEPATAQECKDMTRDALHLATRTGQPVLLRTTTRVNHVRGPVKMGSLPKEKPYKPFERKLSQFVPIPAHSRVHHRQLLDRLEAIGHEAERSPWNKVSGAGDMGVVASGISRCYLADALHEEGMEGQVKVLDLGFSYPMPDELILEFVKGLKTLLVLEELDPLVENHIRALLQRHGVELTVLGKGDTLPLWGEYSTDLARQALRSAMGRQARTVDHCAPQQGLAMRPPNLCAGCSHRASYFTVREVFGDGAFYSSDIGCYTLGLLPPLSAADFLVCMGSSISTGSGFATASGRPTIGFIGDSTFFHSGVTGLINAVYNNHDILVVILDNRTTAMTGHQPHPGVDHTAIGPNERPVEIEPLVRACGVQHVKTLSPLNHKAAKKALEEMKALSGPRVIIFRDPCVIHERRTSGKPKSQVATVAETTAGCLDVLSSLACPAFLKDGGAVRVDEEMCSGCMFCLQLDKSFKAKKRGA, encoded by the coding sequence ATGCCAAGCCCCCTGTTGGCCGACACCGCAGGCGAAAAGCTCCTGCTGCTCGGCAACGAAGCCATCGTGCGCGGAGCCCTCGAAGGCGGCGTCGGGTTCGTGAGCTGCTATCCGGGCACTCCCTCCTCGGAAGTGCCCGACACCTTCTTCCGCTTGAGCCGCGAGGGAGACTACTACTTCGAGTACTCAACCAACGAGAAGGTGGCCCTGGAAGTAGGCGCGGGCGCGGCCCTGGCCGGCGTGCCCACCCTGGTGACCATGAAGCACGTGGGCGTGAACGTGGCGGCCGATCCGCTGCTCACGCTCTCCTACATCACCGCTCCGGGCGGGCTGGTGCTTCTGTCCGCCGACGATCCCGGCTGCCATTCCAGCCAGAACGAGCAGGACAACCGCCATTACGCCCGCCTGGCCGGGCTGCCCTGCTTCGAGCCCGCCACGGCCCAGGAATGCAAGGACATGACCCGCGACGCGCTGCACCTGGCCACCCGCACCGGCCAGCCCGTGCTTCTGCGCACCACCACCCGGGTCAACCACGTGCGCGGTCCGGTGAAGATGGGCAGCCTCCCCAAGGAGAAACCCTACAAGCCCTTCGAGCGCAAGCTTTCGCAGTTCGTGCCCATCCCGGCCCATTCTCGGGTGCATCACCGCCAGTTGCTGGACCGCCTGGAGGCCATCGGCCACGAGGCCGAGCGCTCCCCCTGGAACAAGGTCTCGGGCGCGGGCGACATGGGCGTGGTGGCCTCGGGCATCAGCCGCTGCTACCTTGCGGACGCCCTGCACGAGGAAGGCATGGAGGGACAGGTCAAGGTGCTGGATCTCGGATTCAGCTACCCCATGCCCGACGAGCTGATCCTTGAGTTCGTCAAGGGTTTGAAAACGCTTCTGGTGCTCGAGGAGCTCGATCCCCTGGTTGAAAACCACATCCGGGCGCTCCTGCAGCGCCACGGTGTGGAACTTACGGTGCTGGGCAAGGGCGATACCCTGCCGCTGTGGGGCGAATACTCCACGGACCTGGCTCGCCAGGCCCTGCGTTCGGCCATGGGCCGCCAGGCCCGGACCGTGGACCACTGCGCCCCGCAGCAGGGGCTGGCCATGCGCCCGCCCAACCTGTGCGCGGGGTGCTCGCACCGGGCCTCCTACTTCACCGTGCGCGAGGTGTTCGGCGACGGGGCGTTCTACTCCTCCGACATCGGCTGCTACACCCTGGGGCTTCTGCCGCCCCTTTCCGCGGCCGACTTCCTCGTGTGCATGGGTTCGAGCATCTCCACGGGCTCGGGCTTCGCCACCGCTTCCGGCCGGCCTACCATCGGCTTCATCGGCGACTCAACCTTCTTTCATTCCGGAGTCACCGGGCTCATCAACGCCGTCTACAACAACCACGACATCCTGGTGGTCATCCTGGACAACCGCACCACGGCCATGACCGGCCACCAGCCCCACCCGGGCGTGGACCACACGGCCATCGGCCCCAACGAGCGCCCGGTGGAGATCGAGCCCCTCGTCAGGGCCTGCGGCGTCCAGCACGTCAAGACTCTCTCCCCGCTCAACCACAAGGCCGCCAAGAAGGCCTTGGAAGAGATGAAGGCACTTTCCGGCCCCCGGGTCATCATCTTCCGCGACCCGTGCGTCATCCACGAACGCAGGACCAGCGGCAAGCCCAAGTCCCAGGTGGCCACGGTGGCCGAGACCACCGCCGGATGCCTGGACGTGTTGAGCTCCCTGGCCTGCCCGGCCTTCCTCAAGGATGGGGGCGCGGTCCGCGTGGACGAGGAGATGTGCTCCGGGTGCATGTTCTGCCTGCAGTTGGACAAGTCCTTCAAGGCCAAGAAAAGGGGCGCATAG
- a CDS encoding alginate O-acetyltransferase AlgX-related protein, translating to MLRVNHVFTGRRLVSAGCAALFCLAIYLPISAQVFNLAPAGKLAEATNTPFPEFSWDASSAKAIAKAFTSGWLDKNFPFRGVLIRWYNYYSASLFGSMSANSPVAVGKDGWLFLARDRTIDVLEEHRAVNPLSEAQLQGLAAGFEERRKWLAERGIKYLVVVAPNKDTIYPEYLPDAYRQEGKISRMDQVMEYINSKTSLDVLDLRPALLEAKKAAQVFYSTDSHWNAYGAFPGYQAVIERLARSFPGLKPMQASQFYPQEYTFLGGDLSFMVGIEELVTEHKILMLPKTPLKARGESTGLFKPGYSQAAQASVLDDLKLPKALFFHDSYFWEILGFLGEHFSRGVYVWVKPGLEGKQSLFDKELIEAEKPDVVVEEIAERFFLPPQPKVSAPGEAPE from the coding sequence GTGCTGCGAGTGAATCACGTGTTCACGGGCCGCAGGCTCGTTTCGGCGGGCTGCGCGGCTTTGTTCTGCCTGGCCATCTACCTCCCGATTTCGGCCCAGGTGTTCAACCTGGCTCCCGCCGGCAAGCTGGCCGAGGCCACCAATACGCCTTTTCCCGAATTTTCCTGGGACGCAAGCTCCGCCAAGGCCATCGCGAAGGCGTTCACCTCGGGCTGGCTGGACAAGAACTTTCCGTTCCGGGGAGTGCTCATCCGCTGGTACAATTACTATTCGGCGTCGCTGTTCGGCTCCATGTCAGCCAACTCCCCGGTGGCCGTGGGCAAGGACGGCTGGCTCTTCCTGGCCCGCGACCGCACAATCGACGTGCTGGAGGAGCACCGCGCCGTCAACCCCTTGAGCGAGGCCCAGCTGCAGGGGCTCGCTGCGGGCTTCGAGGAGCGCAGGAAGTGGCTGGCCGAGCGCGGCATCAAGTATCTCGTGGTGGTGGCTCCCAACAAGGACACCATCTATCCCGAATATCTGCCCGACGCGTACCGGCAGGAGGGCAAGATCTCGCGCATGGACCAGGTGATGGAATACATCAATTCCAAAACCTCGCTCGACGTTCTCGACCTGCGCCCGGCCCTTCTCGAGGCCAAGAAGGCCGCCCAGGTGTTCTATTCCACTGACAGCCACTGGAACGCCTATGGCGCGTTCCCCGGCTACCAGGCGGTCATCGAGCGCCTGGCCCGCAGTTTCCCAGGCCTCAAGCCCATGCAGGCTTCCCAGTTCTACCCGCAGGAGTACACCTTTCTGGGGGGCGATCTCTCCTTCATGGTGGGCATCGAGGAACTGGTCACGGAGCACAAGATCCTGATGCTCCCCAAGACGCCGCTCAAGGCCAGGGGCGAGAGCACCGGGTTGTTCAAGCCCGGGTACTCGCAGGCCGCCCAGGCTTCGGTCCTGGACGATCTGAAGCTGCCCAAGGCCCTGTTTTTCCACGATTCGTACTTCTGGGAAATCCTCGGTTTCCTCGGGGAGCATTTCAGCCGGGGCGTCTACGTCTGGGTGAAGCCCGGTCTCGAGGGCAAACAGAGCCTCTTCGACAAGGAACTTATCGAGGCCGAAAAGCCGGACGTCGTGGTGGAGGAGATCGCCGAGCGGTTCTTCCTGCCCCCGCAACCCAAGGTTTCCGCTCCTGGGGAGGCGCCAGAGTGA
- a CDS encoding cytochrome c maturation protein CcmE — protein MAGSRKGVYAAAVVLFLGGLGGLIYSGLDEGTVYFLNVGEALAMTPDKLAQARLFGTVAEDGIVNEKGLGVSFKLIDKDDKSKTIPVEYKGAVPDTFKPGVEVIVEGGVNPAKGVFKATTLMTKCPSKYQKENRKEAKG, from the coding sequence ATGGCCGGCAGCAGGAAAGGCGTCTACGCGGCCGCGGTGGTCCTCTTTCTGGGGGGCCTCGGCGGCCTGATCTATTCGGGACTGGACGAGGGAACCGTGTACTTCCTCAACGTGGGGGAAGCGCTGGCCATGACCCCCGACAAGCTCGCGCAGGCCCGGCTCTTCGGCACTGTGGCCGAGGACGGGATCGTGAACGAGAAGGGCCTTGGCGTGAGCTTCAAGCTCATCGACAAGGACGACAAGTCCAAGACCATCCCCGTTGAATACAAGGGGGCCGTCCCCGACACGTTCAAACCGGGCGTCGAGGTCATCGTGGAGGGCGGCGTGAACCCCGCCAAGGGCGTCTTCAAGGCCACCACGCTCATGACCAAGTGTCCGTCCAAGTACCAGAAAGAAAACAGGAAAGAGGCCAAGGGCTAA
- a CDS encoding glutamate-5-semialdehyde dehydrogenase, whose protein sequence is MSIHEQMAALARQAKDASRLMAKAPGAAKDKALAILAGLLESRADFIAEANAKDIAQAQSAGMDSAKLDRLRLTPKVLASMAKACLDVAAMDDPVGAIETMWQRPNGLMVGKMRIPLGVVCMIYESRPNVTVDSAILCLKAGNAVVLRGGSEAFHSNMALAGLLSQALEEAGLPGGAVRLVDTTDRAAVPALCKLDEFIDVMIPRGGEGLIRSVVEAATMPVLKHYKGVCHLFVDEDADLANAVTVADNGKCQRPGVCNALECLLVHEKAAKAFLPMVASALGGKGVEFRACPASLPLLGPTAKPATDADWGYEFLDYVLAVRVVSGMDQALEHIAAYGSNHTECILTSNHGRAMRFLREADASMVGINCSTRFNDGGELGLGAEIGISTSKLHAYGPMGLKELTSLKFVAFGQGQVRA, encoded by the coding sequence ATGAGCATTCACGAGCAGATGGCGGCCCTGGCCCGACAGGCCAAGGACGCTTCCCGTTTGATGGCCAAGGCTCCCGGAGCCGCCAAGGACAAGGCCCTGGCCATCCTGGCCGGCCTTCTGGAGTCTCGCGCGGATTTCATCGCCGAGGCAAACGCCAAGGACATCGCCCAGGCCCAAAGCGCGGGCATGGACTCGGCCAAGCTGGACCGCCTGCGCCTGACCCCCAAGGTGCTGGCCTCCATGGCCAAGGCCTGCCTGGACGTGGCGGCCATGGACGACCCCGTGGGGGCCATCGAAACCATGTGGCAGCGGCCCAACGGCCTGATGGTCGGCAAGATGCGCATTCCGCTCGGCGTGGTGTGCATGATCTACGAGTCGCGCCCCAACGTCACCGTGGACTCGGCCATCCTGTGCCTCAAGGCGGGCAACGCGGTGGTGCTGCGTGGCGGCTCTGAAGCTTTTCATTCCAACATGGCCTTGGCCGGGCTTTTGAGCCAGGCCCTGGAGGAGGCGGGACTGCCCGGTGGGGCCGTGCGCCTGGTGGACACCACCGATCGCGCCGCCGTGCCCGCCCTGTGCAAGCTCGACGAGTTCATCGACGTGATGATCCCGCGCGGCGGCGAGGGGCTCATCCGCTCCGTGGTGGAAGCGGCCACCATGCCCGTGCTCAAGCACTACAAGGGAGTGTGCCACCTGTTCGTGGACGAGGACGCGGACCTCGCGAACGCGGTCACCGTGGCCGACAACGGCAAGTGCCAGCGCCCCGGCGTGTGCAACGCCCTGGAGTGCCTGCTGGTGCACGAGAAGGCCGCCAAGGCTTTCCTGCCCATGGTCGCCTCGGCCCTGGGGGGGAAGGGCGTGGAGTTTAGGGCCTGCCCGGCCTCGCTCCCCTTGCTCGGCCCCACGGCCAAGCCCGCCACGGACGCGGACTGGGGATACGAATTCCTGGACTACGTCCTGGCCGTGCGCGTGGTATCCGGCATGGACCAGGCCCTCGAACACATCGCGGCCTACGGCTCCAACCACACGGAGTGCATCCTGACCTCGAACCACGGCCGGGCCATGCGTTTTTTGCGCGAGGCCGACGCCTCCATGGTGGGCATCAACTGCTCCACCCGTTTCAACGACGGCGGCGAGCTGGGCCTGGGCGCGGAGATCGGCATCAGCACCTCCAAGCTGCACGCCTACGGCCCGATGGGCTTGAAGGAGCTCACCAGCCTCAAGTTCGTGGCCTTCGGCCAGGGGCAGGTCAGGGCGTAG
- a CDS encoding hemolysin family protein produces MFELLLAIAVALVMSSFCSVSEAMLYSLRWSWIERMRTEGKRSGEIMYQMRMNIERPITAILTVNTMACAAGSAVAGALAVGVLGEDKLVYFTILFSVVILVFGEILPKTMGVVYARALAPYLAAPLKGMVVVLTPLIWASGFLTRMITPKSKGPDASEDDIRAVVTLTSRAGKINALEERSITNILSLDVKHVSQIMTPRTVVFSLPAGMSVAEARDENPLWPHSRVPVYEEDDPENIVGIVFRRQVFEALANDQHGLRLAQLMKPVQFVLDTMSLDKVLIRFIESRMHLFVVLDEYGGVQGVISLEDVLEEILGKEIVDETDQVADMRQLARVRREKLLRNQTPAKEN; encoded by the coding sequence ATGTTTGAACTGCTGCTGGCCATCGCCGTGGCCCTGGTCATGTCGTCGTTCTGCTCCGTGAGCGAGGCCATGCTCTATTCCCTGCGCTGGAGCTGGATCGAGCGGATGCGCACCGAGGGCAAGCGCTCCGGCGAGATCATGTACCAGATGCGCATGAACATCGAGCGGCCCATCACCGCCATCCTCACGGTGAACACCATGGCCTGCGCCGCCGGTTCGGCCGTGGCGGGCGCCCTGGCCGTGGGGGTGCTCGGCGAGGATAAGCTCGTCTACTTCACGATCCTTTTCTCCGTGGTCATCCTCGTCTTCGGCGAGATACTCCCCAAGACCATGGGAGTGGTCTACGCCCGCGCGCTTGCGCCGTATCTGGCCGCGCCGCTCAAGGGAATGGTGGTGGTGCTCACGCCGCTCATCTGGGCCAGCGGCTTCCTCACCCGGATGATCACCCCCAAATCCAAGGGGCCAGACGCCTCCGAGGACGACATCCGCGCCGTGGTGACCCTCACCAGTCGCGCGGGCAAGATCAACGCCCTGGAAGAGAGGTCCATCACCAACATCCTCTCCCTGGACGTCAAGCACGTCAGCCAGATCATGACCCCGCGCACCGTGGTCTTCTCTCTGCCCGCGGGCATGAGCGTGGCCGAGGCCCGCGACGAAAACCCCCTCTGGCCCCACAGCCGCGTGCCCGTCTACGAGGAGGACGATCCCGAGAACATCGTGGGCATCGTCTTCCGCCGCCAGGTGTTCGAGGCCCTGGCCAACGACCAGCACGGCTTAAGGCTCGCCCAGCTCATGAAACCCGTGCAGTTCGTGCTGGACACCATGTCCCTGGACAAGGTGCTCATCCGGTTCATCGAGTCCCGGATGCACCTGTTCGTGGTGCTGGACGAATACGGCGGCGTGCAGGGCGTCATAAGCCTCGAGGACGTCCTGGAGGAAATCCTGGGCAAGGAAATCGTTGACGAGACCGACCAGGTCGCGGATATGAGACAGCTGGCCAGGGTGCGGCGGGAGAAACTCCTGCGCAACCAGACCCCGGCCAAGGAGAATTGA
- a CDS encoding tetratricopeptide repeat protein has protein sequence MADITFERPEQMSPLARFMSQYWRTAAAAVIAALVAVAAYAWYTSSAQQAKIKAENDLGAIIATKTGPERLAALEAYLKSAPSSTKGAALLELARTAQEQNVFDKAADAWNQLSLTAPDGIRELAVIGRASAVALGGDKAQAVKILSDFLPKAPKGFQPVVARQLAGVAEEAQAWNEALAAYERMKDAGAGANKAFYEAKIAEIKAKMK, from the coding sequence ATGGCAGACATCACCTTCGAGCGTCCCGAGCAGATGAGCCCCCTGGCACGTTTCATGTCCCAATACTGGCGCACCGCCGCTGCCGCAGTGATCGCGGCCCTGGTGGCCGTGGCCGCCTACGCCTGGTACACCTCCAGCGCGCAGCAGGCCAAGATCAAGGCCGAGAACGACCTTGGGGCCATCATCGCCACCAAGACCGGCCCCGAGCGCCTGGCCGCCCTGGAAGCCTATCTGAAGAGCGCGCCCTCCTCCACCAAGGGAGCGGCCCTCCTGGAGCTCGCCCGCACCGCCCAGGAACAGAACGTCTTCGACAAGGCCGCCGACGCCTGGAACCAGCTGTCCCTGACCGCCCCCGACGGCATCCGCGAACTGGCCGTCATAGGCCGGGCCTCCGCCGTGGCTCTTGGCGGCGACAAGGCCCAGGCCGTGAAGATCCTCTCCGATTTCCTGCCCAAGGCTCCCAAGGGCTTCCAGCCCGTGGTGGCCCGCCAGCTCGCCGGAGTGGCCGAGGAAGCCCAGGCCTGGAACGAGGCCCTGGCCGCCTACGAGCGCATGAAGGATGCCGGCGCGGGCGCCAACAAGGCTTTCTACGAAGCCAAGATCGCCGAAATCAAAGCCAAAATGAAATAA
- the nadD gene encoding nicotinate (nicotinamide) nucleotide adenylyltransferase produces MPKLGFLGGTFNPVHIGHVRLALEMAEALSLDRVELIPAARPPHKRGEGMLPFELRAELLALAVEGIEGLAVNLMEAERPGPSYTWDTLTELVRLHPGADIHFIMGAVDLVNLHLWRRGPELGTLANLAVSTRDSLGRDEVAAYLADHPELGCEPAGPGKWLMPSGNCVELVDVPRLDISASFIRERFRRGSNLRYLVPPGVEGHINRLRSQVLEIWS; encoded by the coding sequence ATGCCGAAGCTCGGGTTTCTCGGGGGAACCTTCAATCCGGTCCACATCGGGCACGTGCGCCTGGCCCTGGAAATGGCCGAGGCCCTGTCGCTCGACCGGGTGGAGCTCATCCCGGCGGCGCGCCCGCCCCACAAGCGGGGGGAGGGCATGCTGCCCTTCGAGCTGCGGGCCGAGCTTCTGGCATTGGCGGTAGAAGGCATCGAGGGGCTTGCGGTCAACCTCATGGAGGCCGAGCGCCCGGGTCCGTCGTACACCTGGGACACCCTGACCGAGCTTGTCCGCCTCCATCCCGGGGCGGACATCCACTTCATCATGGGCGCAGTCGACCTGGTCAACCTGCACCTCTGGCGGCGCGGGCCCGAACTCGGGACCCTGGCCAACCTCGCGGTGTCCACCAGGGACAGCCTGGGCCGCGACGAAGTGGCCGCCTATCTGGCGGACCACCCGGAACTGGGCTGCGAGCCCGCCGGCCCCGGAAAATGGCTCATGCCCTCGGGCAATTGCGTGGAACTCGTGGACGTCCCCCGGCTTGACATCAGCGCCTCCTTTATACGAGAGCGCTTCCGGCGCGGATCCAATCTGCGCTATCTGGTCCCTCCCGGAGTGGAGGGGCACATCAACCGGCTGCGGAGCCAGGTTCTCGAGATTTGGTCCTGA